One Micromonospora sp. WMMD1120 genomic region harbors:
- a CDS encoding DUF1697 domain-containing protein: MTRYVALLRGVNVGSTRLAMADLRRIVGDLGHEDVKTYLQSGNVAFGSTVRDAEKLAAGIERALADELSLTVPVLVRSGRELAAVAGGNPYADREDDPTRLMVAFLATAPAPAAVAALAVPGAENVSFTVTGREVFLHYVDGGYGRSKFTNAYLEKKLGVVATSRNWKSVRALAAMADG; encoded by the coding sequence ATGACCCGGTACGTCGCCCTGCTGCGCGGGGTCAACGTCGGCAGCACCCGCCTGGCGATGGCCGACCTGCGCCGGATCGTCGGCGACCTCGGGCACGAGGACGTGAAGACGTACCTCCAGAGCGGCAACGTGGCCTTCGGCAGCACGGTGCGGGACGCGGAGAAGCTGGCCGCCGGGATCGAGCGGGCGCTCGCCGACGAGCTGTCCCTGACGGTGCCGGTGCTGGTGCGCAGCGGCCGGGAGCTGGCGGCGGTGGCCGGCGGCAACCCGTACGCCGACCGGGAGGACGACCCCACGCGGCTCATGGTGGCCTTCCTCGCGACAGCGCCGGCCCCGGCCGCGGTGGCCGCTCTCGCCGTGCCCGGCGCCGAGAACGTGTCGTTCACGGTGACCGGCCGGGAGGTCTTCCTGCACTACGTCGACGGCGGGTACGGGCGGTCGAAGTTCACCAACGCGTACCTGGAGAAGAAGCTCGGCGTGGTGGCGACCAGCCGGAACTGGAAGTCGGTGCGGGCCCTGGCCGCCATGGCCGACGGCTGA
- a CDS encoding response regulator transcription factor, whose translation MIRVLIADDQALLRGSFRLLVDLSADCTTVAEAGNGLQAVALTGQHRPDVVLMDVRMPEMDGIEATRRICADPATAGTRVIILTTFDLDEYVYGALRAGASGFLLKDTPPADLLTGIRVVASGEGLLAPTVTRRLIDEFARRPEPSRPLPRQLDGVTEREREVLTLIARGLSNAELATHLHLSPATVKTHVGRLLTKLAVRDRAQLVIVAYETGLVGPGGTGPTGLG comes from the coding sequence GTGATCCGCGTGCTGATCGCCGACGACCAGGCGCTGCTGCGCGGCAGCTTCCGGTTGCTGGTGGACCTCAGCGCGGACTGCACGACGGTGGCCGAGGCGGGCAACGGGTTGCAGGCTGTGGCGTTGACCGGGCAGCACCGGCCGGACGTGGTGCTGATGGACGTCCGGATGCCGGAGATGGACGGCATCGAGGCGACCCGGAGGATCTGCGCCGACCCGGCGACGGCCGGCACCCGGGTCATCATCCTGACGACGTTCGACCTGGACGAGTACGTCTACGGGGCGCTGCGCGCCGGGGCGAGCGGCTTCCTGCTCAAGGACACCCCGCCGGCCGACCTGTTGACCGGCATCCGGGTGGTCGCCTCCGGTGAGGGGCTGCTCGCGCCGACGGTGACCCGCCGGCTGATCGACGAGTTCGCCCGGCGACCGGAGCCGAGCCGGCCGCTGCCCCGACAGCTCGACGGGGTGACCGAACGGGAACGGGAGGTGCTCACGCTCATCGCCCGGGGCCTGTCCAACGCGGAGCTGGCCACGCACCTGCACCTCAGCCCCGCCACCGTCAAGACCCACGTCGGGCGGTTGTTGACGAAGCTGGCGGTGCGCGACCGCGCGCAACTGGTCATCGTCGCGTACGAGACGGGCCTGGTGGGTCCCGGCGGGACGGGACCGACCGGCCTAGGCTGA
- a CDS encoding sensor histidine kinase — translation MIAHLLSRRLRPKDLYVLDAVLAVAVGGFLCPYAALESPLHGGVREPLWLSVLVGMALGLPLAARRRWPVPVAVLISVIAAAALAAGVIPNFAAAAPALAIGLSFYTVAVSTTTRRSMLSAAGCLALVSVALVLTAGDLWSRTGAVAYALVMIAPAWLIGWSIRERRALAARQSDHLVRQAATEERLRVARELHDVVAHTLSLIVVKAAVANHVAEADPREAGAALRVIEETGRGALTDVRRVLGVLRDGAPYAPTPGLDELSSLAEQAAIGGVEVRLDVRREEPAGTVPESVGLAVYRIVQEAVTNVVKHAAPAACRATVTVLPTEVRVEVTDDGRRPVSTVGEGHGLTGMRERVALHGGEFRAGPRNDGGFAVTARLPYRVAA, via the coding sequence GTGATCGCTCATCTGCTGTCCCGTCGACTGCGGCCGAAGGATCTGTACGTCCTGGACGCCGTCCTGGCCGTGGCGGTCGGCGGATTCCTCTGCCCGTACGCGGCGCTGGAGTCGCCGCTGCACGGCGGCGTACGCGAACCGCTCTGGCTGTCGGTGCTCGTCGGGATGGCGCTCGGGTTGCCGTTGGCCGCCCGGCGGCGCTGGCCGGTCCCCGTCGCCGTGCTGATCAGCGTGATCGCCGCCGCCGCGCTGGCCGCCGGTGTGATCCCCAACTTCGCCGCCGCCGCGCCGGCCCTCGCCATCGGCCTGTCCTTCTACACGGTGGCCGTGTCGACGACCACGCGCCGGTCGATGCTCAGCGCCGCCGGGTGCCTCGCCCTGGTCAGTGTCGCGCTGGTGCTGACCGCCGGTGACCTCTGGTCACGCACCGGGGCGGTCGCGTACGCCCTCGTCATGATCGCGCCAGCCTGGTTGATCGGCTGGTCGATCCGGGAGCGCCGTGCCCTGGCCGCCCGGCAGAGCGACCACCTGGTCCGGCAGGCCGCCACCGAGGAGCGCCTGCGGGTGGCACGTGAGCTGCACGACGTGGTGGCCCACACGCTGAGTCTCATCGTGGTCAAGGCAGCCGTCGCCAACCACGTCGCCGAGGCGGACCCCCGGGAGGCGGGCGCCGCCCTGCGGGTGATCGAGGAGACCGGCCGCGGCGCGCTCACCGACGTGCGTCGGGTGCTCGGCGTCCTGCGGGACGGCGCCCCGTACGCCCCGACGCCCGGTTTGGACGAGCTGTCATCGCTCGCCGAGCAGGCGGCGATCGGCGGGGTCGAGGTACGGCTGGACGTACGGCGGGAGGAACCGGCCGGTACGGTGCCGGAGTCGGTGGGCCTCGCTGTCTACCGGATCGTGCAGGAGGCGGTGACGAACGTGGTGAAGCACGCCGCGCCGGCCGCCTGCCGGGCGACGGTGACGGTTCTGCCGACCGAGGTCCGGGTGGAGGTGACCGACGACGGCCGGCGACCGGTGTCGACCGTCGGGGAGGGGCACGGGTTGACCGGCATGCGGGAACGGGTGGCGTTGCACGGCGGGGAGTTCCGCGCCGGCCCCCGGAACGACGGCGGCTTCGCGGTGACGGCCCGCCTGCCCTACCGGGTGGCCGCGTGA
- a CDS encoding ABC transporter ATP-binding protein, which translates to MTTDTVTLTGLRAVYGSRSRPVTALDGVTTSFASGTFTAVMGPSGSGKSTLLHCAAGLDSPTEGVVTIDGVRLNDLGEDELTRLRRDRIGFVFQAFNLVSTLTAAQNVELPSRLAGRRPPARDVAAALDAVGLADRAGHRPSELSGGEQQRVAVARALITRPAVLFADEPTGALDSAASRQVLRLLRGLVDEHGQTVVMVTHDPTAAAYADRVVLLADGRIVDELTDGITAAAVAARIAERETVGERSC; encoded by the coding sequence ATGACCACAGACACGGTGACCCTGACCGGGCTGCGCGCGGTGTACGGCAGCAGGAGCCGACCGGTGACGGCACTCGACGGCGTGACGACGAGCTTCGCGAGCGGCACGTTCACGGCGGTGATGGGCCCCTCCGGTTCGGGGAAGTCCACACTGCTGCACTGCGCCGCGGGATTGGACAGCCCGACGGAGGGGGTCGTCACGATCGACGGCGTCCGCCTGAACGACCTCGGCGAGGACGAGCTGACCCGGCTACGGCGGGACCGGATCGGCTTCGTCTTCCAGGCGTTCAACCTGGTGTCCACGCTGACCGCCGCGCAGAACGTCGAGCTGCCGTCACGCCTGGCCGGTCGCCGTCCACCGGCCCGCGACGTCGCCGCCGCGTTGGACGCCGTCGGGCTGGCCGACCGGGCCGGACACCGGCCGAGCGAGTTGTCCGGCGGCGAGCAGCAGCGCGTCGCCGTGGCCCGAGCGTTGATCACCCGCCCGGCGGTGCTCTTCGCCGACGAGCCGACCGGCGCGTTGGACAGCGCGGCGTCCCGGCAGGTGCTGCGGCTGCTGCGCGGGTTGGTTGACGAGCACGGGCAGACGGTGGTGATGGTGACCCACGATCCCACCGCCGCCGCGTACGCCGACCGGGTGGTCCTGCTCGCCGACGGGCGGATCGTCGACGAGCTGACCGACGGGATCACCGCTGCCGCTGTCGCCGCCCGGATCGCCGAGCGGGAGACCGTCGGGGAGCGGTCGTGCTGA
- a CDS encoding FtsX-like permease family protein: MLSVRRSASAFVAVAIGVALVAAATVLLASGRPQAPERLARAAVVVQSPEAGASADSFVPSRPWSSAVAADLAGRLADLPGVAAAVPDRTFHAQVLVDGRPAVADTRREDAHQGHGWSSAQLGGLRPTAGEPPRRAGEVVVDRALGLRVGASVTLVTGTGPEPYTVSGLVDAPGVHVVDEVAATLAPGVRAIGLLLAPGADRERVALAARAVVGGDGRVLTGDARGALEPRGDAYTRWVGMQVLTATAALAGFVTVFVVASTFALTTAQRRRELGLLRAVGATGRQVRRLVCAEALVVGAGGGLVGLLTGAGLAPAVGRLLVDAGLEPATFAVRYHLWPVAVSLVAGPVIALLAVWSTSRRAARVRPLEALREAAVEQRPIGRVRVATGALLVAAGIALSVGTATSDEARIAAQYALYAVMALVAGATVLAPAVIGPVVRLLRSPVRRPGGAIGMLVRAAALTATRRTAAIAAPVLLTVAFAVLVSGMVRTTSAAYAAGRADTVNAGWIVVPDRAPGLSDAAVAATGGTALLPTTVYRTDPGAPPPNRPLTALGVDPVGFAAANRVLTVVAGSVDDLRGDDTVVVTAAANLRPSASYEVVFADGTTVSLRVVAVVTDDSIPGDLLVPRAAVRTHDPSALTSTVYVRDRIDPPAGARIVDVATWAAEADAAEDRLVWLFTLLLIGVSAGYGAIAVANTLVLAAAGRATDLRLVRLAGATRRQVIWLVTAESALVVLIGALLGGAVAFAGLLSIRAGLAEQVGAPVDLVVPWSVVGGAVGLCLLLAVLASVLPTWRSLRHWPARSRVGVAG, from the coding sequence GTGCTGAGCGTCCGGCGTTCGGCGAGCGCGTTCGTTGCCGTCGCCATCGGGGTCGCGCTGGTCGCGGCGGCAACGGTGCTGCTCGCCTCCGGGCGTCCGCAGGCGCCGGAACGGCTGGCCCGCGCGGCGGTGGTGGTGCAGAGCCCGGAGGCGGGCGCCTCGGCCGACTCGTTCGTGCCGTCCCGCCCGTGGTCCTCCGCCGTCGCGGCCGACCTCGCCGGCAGGCTGGCCGACCTGCCGGGTGTCGCGGCGGCGGTACCGGACCGGACCTTCCACGCCCAGGTGCTCGTCGACGGCCGTCCCGCGGTCGCCGACACCCGGCGGGAGGACGCCCACCAGGGGCACGGCTGGTCCAGCGCCCAGTTGGGCGGACTGCGTCCCACCGCCGGGGAGCCGCCCCGGCGGGCCGGCGAGGTGGTCGTCGACAGGGCGCTCGGGTTGCGCGTCGGCGCTTCGGTCACACTCGTCACCGGAACCGGCCCGGAGCCGTACACGGTGAGCGGCCTGGTCGACGCGCCCGGCGTGCACGTCGTGGACGAGGTCGCCGCGACCCTCGCCCCCGGCGTACGCGCGATCGGTCTGCTGCTCGCGCCCGGCGCCGACCGGGAGCGGGTCGCCCTGGCGGCCCGGGCTGTCGTCGGCGGCGACGGGCGGGTGTTGACCGGCGACGCGCGCGGCGCGCTGGAGCCTCGCGGCGACGCCTATACCCGCTGGGTCGGCATGCAGGTGCTCACCGCCACGGCGGCCCTCGCCGGCTTCGTCACGGTGTTCGTGGTCGCCTCCACCTTCGCGCTCACCACCGCGCAGCGCCGGCGCGAGCTGGGACTGCTGCGCGCCGTGGGCGCCACCGGACGCCAGGTCCGCCGCCTGGTGTGCGCCGAGGCGCTGGTCGTCGGCGCCGGTGGCGGACTCGTCGGCCTGCTGACCGGCGCGGGGCTCGCCCCGGCGGTGGGTCGGCTGCTCGTGGACGCGGGTCTGGAGCCGGCGACGTTCGCGGTCCGCTACCACCTCTGGCCGGTGGCGGTCTCGCTCGTCGCCGGGCCGGTGATCGCGCTGCTGGCCGTCTGGTCGACGTCGCGACGGGCGGCGCGGGTCCGCCCGCTGGAGGCGCTGCGCGAGGCCGCGGTGGAGCAGCGACCGATCGGGCGGGTACGCGTCGCCACCGGGGCGCTGCTCGTCGCGGCGGGGATCGCCCTCAGCGTCGGCACGGCGACCTCGGACGAGGCCCGGATCGCCGCGCAGTACGCCCTCTACGCGGTGATGGCTCTGGTGGCCGGTGCCACGGTGCTCGCCCCGGCGGTGATCGGGCCGGTCGTCCGGCTGCTGCGGTCCCCGGTGCGTCGCCCCGGTGGCGCGATCGGGATGCTGGTCCGTGCCGCCGCGTTGACCGCCACCCGGCGGACCGCCGCCATCGCCGCGCCGGTGCTGCTCACCGTCGCGTTCGCGGTGCTGGTGTCCGGGATGGTGCGTACCACCAGCGCCGCGTACGCGGCAGGCCGGGCGGACACCGTGAACGCCGGTTGGATCGTCGTGCCCGACCGGGCCCCCGGTCTGTCCGACGCTGCCGTCGCCGCCACCGGCGGCACCGCCCTGCTGCCGACCACCGTCTACCGCACCGACCCCGGGGCCCCGCCGCCGAACCGGCCGCTGACCGCGCTCGGTGTGGACCCGGTGGGCTTCGCCGCCGCCAACCGGGTGCTCACCGTCGTCGCCGGTTCGGTGGACGACCTGCGCGGCGACGACACGGTGGTGGTCACCGCGGCGGCGAACCTACGGCCGTCCGCGTCGTACGAGGTGGTCTTCGCCGACGGGACGACGGTGTCGCTGCGCGTCGTGGCGGTGGTCACCGACGACTCGATCCCCGGCGACCTGCTGGTGCCCCGGGCGGCGGTACGGACGCACGACCCGTCGGCCCTGACGTCCACCGTGTACGTCCGGGACCGGATCGACCCGCCCGCCGGGGCGCGGATCGTCGACGTCGCCACCTGGGCGGCCGAGGCGGACGCCGCCGAGGACCGCCTGGTCTGGCTGTTCACGTTGCTGCTGATCGGGGTGTCCGCCGGTTACGGGGCCATCGCGGTGGCCAACACGTTGGTGCTGGCCGCCGCCGGTCGGGCCACCGACCTGCGACTGGTCCGGCTGGCCGGAGCGACCCGGCGGCAGGTGATCTGGCTGGTCACCGCGGAGTCCGCGCTGGTGGTGCTGATCGGCGCGCTGCTCGGTGGCGCTGTCGCGTTCGCCGGCCTGCTCAGCATCCGCGCCGGGCTCGCCGAGCAGGTCGGCGCTCCGGTCGACCTGGTGGTGCCCTGGTCGGTCGTCGGTGGGGCGGTGGGACTGTGCCTGTTGCTGGCGGTGCTGGCCAGCGTGCTGCCGACGTGGCGGTCGTTGCGGCACTGGCCCGCCCGGTCGCGGGTCGGCGTCGCCGGTTGA
- a CDS encoding heme-binding protein: protein MTEQQPYRVVSRHPGFELRRYPAHLVAEMQVQASFTRAPIEAFRPLAGYLAGANRARHAVGPAASARSAAGGPEKIAMTAPVVQVEGEWPGAYLIQFVLPATLTTTTVPEPVDSRVRVREVAAQLAAAMRFSGRWTERAFSQRATMLGRSVTAAGLQPTGAIRYARFDPPWKPWFLRRNEVVLPVVD from the coding sequence ATGACCGAACAGCAGCCGTACCGGGTGGTGTCTCGACACCCCGGCTTCGAGCTGCGCCGGTATCCGGCCCACCTGGTGGCCGAGATGCAGGTCCAGGCGTCGTTCACCAGGGCGCCGATCGAGGCGTTCCGCCCGCTGGCCGGGTACCTCGCCGGCGCCAACCGGGCCCGACACGCGGTCGGCCCGGCGGCGTCGGCGAGGTCGGCGGCCGGCGGTCCGGAGAAGATCGCCATGACCGCGCCGGTGGTGCAGGTCGAGGGTGAGTGGCCGGGCGCGTACCTGATCCAGTTCGTCCTGCCCGCCACCCTCACCACCACCACGGTGCCCGAGCCGGTGGACTCCCGGGTCCGCGTCCGCGAGGTAGCGGCGCAACTGGCGGCGGCGATGCGGTTCTCCGGGCGCTGGACGGAGCGGGCGTTCAGCCAGCGGGCCACCATGCTCGGCCGGTCGGTGACCGCCGCCGGCCTGCAACCCACCGGCGCCATCCGGTACGCGCGCTTCGACCCGCCGTGGAAGCCGTGGTTCCTGCGCCGCAACGAGGTCGTGTTGCCGGTCGTCGACTGA
- a CDS encoding ABC transporter permease, with amino-acid sequence MTTTTAPAAGTVAPRHPAPVRRPSLLRLTHVELRKLVDTRAGRWLLITIGLVVVAIVTLLLIYAEESEQTFFTFFVTSLLPVNVLLPVLGILSITSEWSQRTALTTYALVPRRERVVAAKLIAVVLAALASVLVTLAVATVGTLVASATGGAGTWKVDAMLIVNGAIVQVVGVLMGAAFGLLLLNPPLAIVGYLLLPTLWSVLGELVRPLRGPAGWLDTSRTMEPLFTSDVTGEQWARLGVSLLVWMVLPLAAGLVRTLRREVS; translated from the coding sequence ATGACCACCACCACCGCACCCGCCGCCGGCACCGTCGCGCCCCGGCACCCCGCCCCGGTACGCCGACCGTCCCTGCTCCGACTCACCCACGTGGAGCTGCGCAAGCTCGTCGACACCCGGGCCGGCCGCTGGCTGCTGATCACCATCGGCCTGGTCGTCGTCGCGATCGTCACCCTGCTGCTGATCTACGCCGAGGAGAGCGAACAGACGTTCTTCACGTTCTTCGTCACCTCGCTGTTGCCGGTCAACGTGCTGCTGCCGGTGCTGGGCATCCTGTCGATCACCAGCGAGTGGTCCCAACGCACCGCCCTCACCACGTACGCGCTGGTGCCCCGGCGGGAGCGGGTGGTGGCCGCGAAGCTGATCGCGGTGGTGCTGGCCGCGCTCGCCTCCGTGCTGGTCACGCTGGCCGTGGCCACGGTCGGGACGCTGGTGGCGTCGGCCACCGGCGGCGCGGGCACCTGGAAGGTCGACGCGATGTTGATCGTCAACGGGGCGATCGTGCAGGTGGTCGGCGTGCTGATGGGTGCCGCGTTCGGTCTGCTGCTGCTCAACCCGCCGCTGGCCATCGTCGGCTACCTGCTGCTGCCGACCCTGTGGTCGGTGCTCGGTGAACTGGTCCGGCCGCTGCGCGGTCCGGCCGGTTGGCTGGACACCAGCCGGACCATGGAACCCCTGTTCACCAGCGACGTCACCGGCGAGCAGTGGGCGCGGCTGGGGGTCTCCCTGCTGGTCTGGATGGTCCTCCCGTTGGCCGCCGGCCTGGTCCGGACGCTGCGCCGCGAGGTGTCCTGA
- a CDS encoding ATP-binding cassette domain-containing protein encodes MITVENLTKRYGPHPAVDDVSFTCEPGTVTGFLGPNGAGKSTTMRMICGLTAPTAGRATVSGRPYRELPNPGREVGVLLDASAQHAGRTGREALTLSAYTMGVDRREVAAKLDLVGLNAVAAKRRVRAYSLGMRQRLGLAQALLGDPRVLILDEPANGLDPEGIFWMRSLLRDFADRGGTVLLSSHLLREVEAVADRLVVIGGGRIVAQGDKKELLAGGGTVVRARDDAALRRALEAARLTVADSADGLLVQAEAEAVGQAAADAGVALSELRPAGGGGLEQLFLTLTAGESTKEAVR; translated from the coding sequence ATGATCACCGTGGAGAACCTCACCAAGCGGTACGGACCGCACCCGGCCGTGGACGACGTGTCGTTCACGTGCGAACCGGGCACCGTCACCGGCTTCCTCGGCCCGAACGGGGCCGGCAAGTCGACCACCATGCGCATGATCTGCGGGCTCACCGCGCCGACCGCCGGCCGCGCCACCGTCTCCGGCCGCCCCTACCGGGAACTGCCCAACCCGGGGCGGGAGGTGGGCGTCCTGCTGGACGCCTCCGCCCAGCACGCGGGACGCACCGGCCGCGAGGCGTTGACGCTGTCCGCGTACACCATGGGTGTGGACCGCCGCGAGGTCGCCGCGAAGCTCGACCTGGTGGGGTTGAACGCGGTGGCGGCCAAGCGCCGGGTACGGGCGTATTCGCTGGGCATGCGGCAGCGGCTCGGGCTGGCGCAGGCGCTGCTCGGTGACCCCCGGGTGTTGATCCTCGACGAGCCGGCGAACGGCCTGGACCCGGAGGGCATCTTCTGGATGCGGAGCCTGCTGCGCGACTTCGCCGACCGGGGCGGCACCGTGCTGCTCTCCTCCCACCTGCTGCGCGAGGTGGAGGCGGTAGCGGACCGGCTGGTGGTGATCGGGGGCGGCCGGATCGTGGCCCAGGGCGACAAGAAGGAGCTGCTGGCCGGTGGGGGCACCGTGGTCCGGGCCCGCGACGACGCGGCCCTGCGCCGGGCGCTGGAGGCGGCGCGCCTGACCGTTGCCGACAGCGCCGACGGCCTGCTGGTGCAGGCCGAGGCCGAGGCGGTCGGCCAGGCGGCGGCGGATGCCGGCGTCGCGCTGTCCGAGCTGCGCCCCGCCGGTGGCGGCGGCCTCGAACAGCTCTTCCTCACCCTGACCGCCGGCGAATCGACGAAGGAGGCCGTCCGATGA
- a CDS encoding histidine kinase, which translates to MTSLAVPEHPWLLPGELVVPAERGRTRPRRTTRDWVVDSVAFVISLLWVLFATVDGLSPNPEAATPLPYDWMVGADTALGLACCGLLWLRRRWPLGLALATLPLSMFSMASAIPLLILYFTVVVHRRTAVAVAVTGVGLLTNLVFSWVRPDPVMPYWLTVTWGVVISLAVLAWGMFVRARRQLIVSLRERAERAEAEQQLRVAQARHLERTRIAREMHDVLAHRISLLSLHAGALEFRPDAPSEEVARAAGVIRGSAHAALQDLREVIGVLRAEDPGGDDAPEPPQPTLADLPALIDESRSAGVRVNVSDSVTRPEEVPAALGRAAYRIVQEGLTNARKHAAGAAVTVDVAGGPGVGLTVAVGNRWPVGAPAGGALPGAGTGLVGISERVALAGGRLAYGRDDSGDFRLAAWLPWPA; encoded by the coding sequence GTGACCAGCCTCGCCGTCCCGGAGCACCCCTGGCTGTTGCCGGGGGAGCTGGTCGTGCCCGCCGAGCGGGGCCGGACGCGTCCGCGCCGCACCACCCGCGACTGGGTGGTGGACAGCGTCGCGTTCGTGATCTCTCTGCTCTGGGTGCTGTTCGCCACCGTCGACGGCCTCTCACCCAACCCCGAGGCGGCGACCCCGCTGCCGTACGACTGGATGGTCGGCGCCGACACCGCGCTCGGGCTGGCCTGCTGCGGGCTGCTCTGGCTGCGTCGCCGGTGGCCACTCGGGTTGGCGCTGGCGACCCTGCCGCTCTCGATGTTCTCGATGGCCTCCGCCATCCCGCTGCTGATCCTCTACTTCACCGTGGTGGTGCACCGACGCACCGCCGTCGCGGTAGCGGTCACCGGTGTCGGGCTGCTCACCAACCTGGTCTTCAGCTGGGTCCGTCCGGACCCGGTCATGCCGTACTGGCTCACCGTCACCTGGGGTGTGGTGATCAGTCTCGCGGTGCTGGCCTGGGGGATGTTCGTCCGTGCCCGGCGGCAGTTGATCGTGTCGCTGCGAGAGCGGGCCGAGCGGGCCGAGGCGGAGCAGCAACTGCGCGTCGCCCAGGCCCGCCACCTCGAACGCACCCGGATCGCCCGGGAGATGCACGACGTGCTGGCCCACCGGATCTCCCTGCTCAGCCTGCACGCGGGCGCGCTGGAGTTCCGCCCGGACGCGCCGTCCGAGGAGGTGGCGCGGGCCGCCGGGGTGATCCGGGGCAGCGCGCACGCCGCCCTGCAGGACCTGCGCGAGGTGATCGGGGTGCTCCGGGCCGAGGACCCCGGCGGTGACGACGCCCCGGAGCCGCCCCAGCCCACCCTCGCCGACCTGCCGGCCCTGATCGACGAGTCGCGCAGCGCCGGAGTGCGGGTGAACGTCAGCGACAGCGTCACCCGGCCGGAGGAGGTGCCGGCAGCGCTGGGCCGGGCCGCGTACCGGATCGTGCAGGAGGGGTTGACCAACGCCCGCAAGCACGCGGCCGGCGCGGCGGTGACGGTGGACGTGGCCGGCGGGCCGGGGGTCGGGCTCACCGTGGCGGTCGGCAACCGGTGGCCGGTCGGGGCCCCGGCCGGCGGCGCCCTGCCGGGTGCGGGCACCGGCCTGGTCGGCATCAGCGAACGGGTCGCCCTGGCCGGCGGTCGCCTCGCCTACGGTCGGGACGACAGCGGCGACTTCCGGCTGGCGGCCTGGCTGCCGTGGCCGGCGTGA
- a CDS encoding response regulator transcription factor, with amino-acid sequence MAGSGGSATTTPVRVLIVDDDALVRAGLSMILGGLPDLLVVGEAADGGEVPAAVAAYAPDVVLMDIRMPRVDGLTATEALRAQPHPPEVLVLTTFDADEQVLRALRAGAAGFLLKDTPPAEIVHAVRRVAAGEATLSPTVTRRLIAHVTGAAPGPAGPDPRQERALRLLTGLSERERQVAVALGRGQTNAEIARELFMSVATVKAYVSRLLTRLELNNRVQVALLVHDAGLV; translated from the coding sequence GTGGCCGGCAGCGGCGGGTCGGCGACCACGACGCCGGTGCGCGTCCTCATCGTCGACGACGACGCGCTGGTCCGGGCCGGGCTCTCGATGATCCTCGGCGGCCTGCCGGACCTGCTGGTGGTCGGCGAGGCCGCCGATGGTGGCGAGGTGCCCGCTGCCGTCGCCGCGTACGCCCCGGACGTGGTGCTGATGGACATCCGGATGCCCCGGGTCGACGGGCTGACCGCCACCGAGGCGCTGCGGGCCCAGCCGCATCCGCCGGAGGTGCTGGTGCTGACCACCTTCGACGCCGACGAGCAGGTGCTGCGGGCGCTCCGCGCCGGGGCGGCCGGCTTCCTGTTGAAGGACACCCCGCCGGCGGAGATCGTGCACGCGGTCCGTCGGGTGGCGGCCGGTGAGGCGACGCTCTCCCCGACGGTGACGCGCAGGCTGATCGCGCACGTGACCGGCGCCGCTCCCGGTCCGGCTGGCCCCGACCCGCGCCAGGAGCGGGCCCTGCGGCTGCTCACCGGGCTCAGCGAGCGGGAGCGGCAGGTGGCTGTCGCGCTGGGGCGGGGGCAGACCAACGCGGAGATCGCGCGGGAGTTGTTCATGAGCGTGGCGACGGTGAAGGCGTACGTCTCGCGGCTGCTGACCCGGTTGGAGCTGAACAACCGGGTTCAGGTGGCGCTGCTCGTGCACGACGCCGGCCTGGTCTGA
- a CDS encoding D-Ala-D-Ala carboxypeptidase family metallohydrolase has protein sequence MRVHTLKRAAVAFALALPGAAIAAVVAAPAAHADGCYTWNRTLTQGRSGEDVRQLQIRVAGWAGYRDIVENDGRYGPKTAAAVKRFQQAYGLRADGIAGPQTYAKLYQLQDNDCTPAHFSHTEMDNGCGGSGYSGGPLSAAQTKQNALRTMWKLEALRKSLGDKPLYVSSGFRSRSCNDQVGGASDSQHLYGNAADVTSRTSSLCQVARDARDNGFSGIYGPGYPDHDDHVHVDSRRENNSDDSSNTTSWSAPDCGIGAGND, from the coding sequence GTGCGCGTACACACCTTGAAGCGTGCCGCCGTCGCATTCGCCCTGGCACTGCCCGGGGCGGCGATCGCGGCGGTGGTCGCCGCACCGGCGGCGCACGCGGACGGCTGTTACACCTGGAACCGCACCCTCACCCAGGGACGCTCCGGCGAGGACGTCCGCCAATTGCAGATCCGGGTCGCCGGCTGGGCCGGCTACCGGGACATCGTGGAGAACGACGGGCGCTACGGGCCGAAGACCGCCGCTGCGGTCAAGCGGTTCCAGCAGGCGTACGGGCTGCGCGCCGACGGCATCGCCGGCCCGCAGACCTACGCGAAGCTGTACCAGCTCCAGGACAACGACTGCACGCCCGCGCACTTCAGCCACACCGAGATGGACAACGGCTGCGGGGGCAGCGGGTACAGCGGCGGCCCGCTGTCGGCGGCCCAGACCAAGCAGAACGCGCTGCGCACCATGTGGAAGTTGGAGGCGCTGCGGAAGAGCCTCGGCGACAAGCCGCTCTACGTGTCCAGCGGCTTCCGCAGCCGCTCCTGCAACGACCAGGTCGGGGGCGCGTCGGACAGCCAACACCTGTACGGCAACGCCGCCGACGTCACCTCGCGGACGTCCTCGCTGTGCCAGGTCGCCCGGGACGCCCGCGACAACGGCTTCAGCGGGATCTACGGCCCCGGCTACCCCGACCACGACGACCACGTGCACGTCGACTCCCGCCGGGAGAACAACAGCGACGACAGCTCGAACACGACGAGCTGGTCCGCGCCGGACTGCGGAATCGGCGCCGGCAACGACTGA